The genome window CTTTCGGGAACCCGATGTCAAGTTCGGTAATGTTCAGCTTAACGTCCAATTCTGCGAGGGCCTTGGCAAATGCGCGAACGTTTTGCGGCGTGGTCTCGTGAGCGATTTCAATGTGTGTCTGCGTGCCTACGCAGGTGATAGGAATGCCGTTTGCCTTCCAGCGCTTGACCTGTTCCAATACAAAGCCCGCCTTGGAACCTTCGTTAATGCCCCATTCTACGGCGTAGTCGTTGTAGCAGAGCTCTGCATCGGGGTCGGCTGCATGCGCCCATACGAATGCGGAATCCAGGAATTCAGGGCCAATGCCTTCGTACCACACGGAACCGGTAGAACGCCAGTCGTGATTGTAGTCGTCGTTGATGGCTTCGTTTACTACGTCCCATTCGGCGACTTTTCCCTTCCAGTGGCCGACCACGCTGTCGATGTGGTTCTTGAGTACGCTGAGCAACTTTTCTTTTTGACCGCTGTAGTTGTTCACCCAGCCGGGAACTTGGCTGTGCCAGGCGAGGGCATGGCCGCGCACGCGGAGCCCGTTGGCCTGGGCGTATTTGACCATCTTGTCGCCCTTAGCGTAGTTGAACTTGTTTTCGCTCGGTTCCGTGGCGTCGAACTTCATTTCGTTTTCGGCCACCACCACGTTGAACTGGGTCTTGTGAATTTCTTCGAATTCAGGTTCAATAGCGTCATTGAACCATTCGCTGTTCAGGATGGTACCGATAAATCGCCCGCGTTCTTTGGCGAGGTCTCGGATGGTTTCATCGGCGAAGGCGCTAGAAAGGCTTGCCCCTAAAAGAGCTGCGCTAAATACAATACGCGAAAATGACAGAGTGTGCTTCATATATGCCTCTATCATCCCATTACACCGTCGCTAAAGATAATAAAAAGGACTAGAAAAATAATCCAAGTCCTCTTGCTAAAGAAGTCCGTTCAGCGCGTTGTTATCAAAAAAATCTATAAAACGCAATAGATTCCTTTATCTTGCTGATGGTTCTTTGCAATCCTATCTTTCGCGTGCAAAAAAAAGGAGAGTAAAATGAATATTGTAAAAATCAGCAAGGTTATTTTGTCTGTGGCGATTGCTGCCGCTGC of Fibrobacter sp. UWH4 contains these proteins:
- a CDS encoding endo-1,4-beta-xylanase; this translates as MKHTLSFSRIVFSAALLGASLSSAFADETIRDLAKERGRFIGTILNSEWFNDAIEPEFEEIHKTQFNVVVAENEMKFDATEPSENKFNYAKGDKMVKYAQANGLRVRGHALAWHSQVPGWVNNYSGQKEKLLSVLKNHIDSVVGHWKGKVAEWDVVNEAINDDYNHDWRSTGSVWYEGIGPEFLDSAFVWAHAADPDAELCYNDYAVEWGINEGSKAGFVLEQVKRWKANGIPITCVGTQTHIEIAHETTPQNVRAFAKALAELDVKLNITELDIGFPKGSAGKLTAADYEKQGHLYRQFMDVFLEEPNMGEFVIWGLTDAHSWLDEQQGKTEGLLYDKQYKPKPAFDSIMVSLKAHPASEVKSPYPDSMLIQQATKFVAVTSKLSAQITGRILSIAGATAAKVDVFDMQGRPVFSAKNVKGSVDLGVAEGMYVVRVRDGSKRLMKRIAIK